The window TGAACTTTTTTTTGCGGAAAAGACAGCTCCAGGCGGAGTTTGTGGTTTTAAGACCGATTTATAATATTCTTTCATTTCAAGAATTGTTTTTTGATTGGTTACTAAGACTTCATGTGCCATTTTGTCACTCATTTCTTCACATATTTTCTTTTAGTTTAGCATAAATGGATACATTCTAGTGAATTTATTTCGCCTGTTTGCTAGTATTTCTGTAAAATCTAACAGCTAATTCTAATTATTTTCCTAAATATTTGCAAAAAAGATGCCACTCCATTCCAATTCATGTTAAAATGAGAGAAATGTGATTTTAGGAGGAATACGCAATGTCAGGTGGGAAAAAACGTTATAAAGCAACCATTGCTGGAAAATCCTATACCATTGTTGGCTCTCGACCAATTGAGCATCTTCAATTAGTTGCTCATACAGTGGATGAACAGATACATCAAATTAAAGCTTTAACAACAGGTCTTGATCAAGAAGAGATAGCGGTGTTGACAGCGGTAAATGCCGTATCTGATCAATTGGAAATGCAAATAAAACTAGAAAAAATGCAACTTGAAATAGATCGCTTAAATGAAGAAATAAAGGATGTTCCTGAGAATTAAACCACTCTCTAAAGGCTCCGTTTAGAAAAGGATGATTGTATTGCTTTCAATAGGAATTATTATTGTACTAGCTATTGGTTTTTATGGCGGTGCTAGAAGAGGATTAGTTTTACAAGTTGTGATGACAGTTGGATACTTATTATCGTATCTAATTGCTCGAATTTATTATATAAAATTAGGTGCTAATTTGGAGCTATTTGTTCCATATCCATCTGCAACAGAAAATAGCAAGTTTGTTTTTTTTGATCATGCAATGGGACTGGAATTAGATAAGGCTTTTTATAATGCAGTGGCTTTTATGCTGATTCTTTTTGTAGGCTGGTTATTAACTCGTTTTATTGGATCGATGTTAACAAAGCTAACTTTTTTCCCTGTTATTAAACAAGCGAATTATTTAGGTGGCGGAATCTTGAGCTTTTTAGTCGTTTATGTAGGGATTTTCCTAGTATTGTATGTTGCTGCTATGATTCCAATGGAAGTTATCCAAGGCGCATTACGCCAAAGTTCGCTAGCACAGATGATTGTCAAAAATACACCTATTTTATCCAATCAAATCTATCAATGGTGGATTGGAACGATGGGGTAAGAATTCAGTGAACACTAAAAAGAGCCTCTAAGGAAGAATGTTTCTTTAGGGGCTTACTTAGACTAATGAACCAAAAGAGTGAAGGCTATTGAAAAGGAGTGAGAACGTTGAATAAAAAAATTATGCAAACATTAGAGTTTGATAAAATAAAAAAAGCCTTGTTGAATTATACTGCTTCTGAATTAGGCAGAGCAGAAGTTGAAACTATGAGTCCTTCGACTGAATTAGCAGAAGTTCAGCAATGGCAAGAAGAAACAGAAGACGGAGCAAAACTATTACGCCTAAAAGGCGGTATGCCGATTCCAAAATTGCAAAATATTAAGCCACATTTAAAGCGCTTAGAAATTGGCGCAATGTTAAACGGTTTAGAAATTGCTCAGATTGGTAAAGTTTTACGAACAACAACAGAAGTGACGCGCTTTTTTGATGATTTAGCGGAAACCGGCGTGGAGTTATTTCGTCTATATGAATTAGTCGCCAAATTAATTACCCTACCTAGCTTAAATCAATTAATTCGTGAAGCGATTGATGAAGATGGTCGCGTGATGGATGACGCGAGCCCCGCTTTAAAAGGAATTAGAACAGGAATGAAACGTTCTGAAAGCAACATCCGTGAAAAATTAGATAGCTTAGTTAGAGGGAAAAATGCTCAGTATTTAAGTGATGCACTTGTAACTATGCGTAATGATCGATATGTTATCCCTGTAAAAGCTGAATACCGCAGTCACTTTGGTGGTGTAGTACATGATCAAAGTTCAACTGGGCAAACATTATTTATTGAGCCACAAAGTGTTGTTGATTTAAACAATAAACTGCGACAATTGCAAATTGAAGAACGTCAAGAGATTGATCGGATCCTGGCAGAATTATCTAATGAGATTGCGCCATACGGCAATGAAATTCTGTTAAATATGGTCTTACTTGGGCAATTGGATTTTATTGGAGCTAAAGCGAGTTATGGCAAAAGTATTCAAGCAACGCGCCCGTTAGTGAGTGAAGTGAATGATGTTCGGTTTAATCAAGCACGTCATCCGCTTTTAGATCAGCATATGGCTGTTGCTAACGATATTACCATTGGCGGAGATTATCAAGCAGTTGTGATTACAGGACCTAATACTGGTGGGAAAACTATTACCTTAAAAACTTTAGGTCTGCTTCAATTAATGGGACAATCCGGGTTACAATTGCCTGTTGCTGAAGAAAGTCAGATGGGGATTTTTACTGAAATTTTTGCAGATATCGGTGATGAACAATCAATTGAACAAAGCTTAAGTACGTTCTCCTCACATATGACTAATATTGTTTCGATCTTAGATCGAATCGATGATCAAAGCTTAGTTTTATTTGATGAATTGGGAGCTGGAACAGATCCACAAGAAGGTGCTGCTTTGGCAATTGCGATTTTGGATAAAGTTGGTGGGATTGGCAGTTATGTCATGGCAACTACTCATTATCCAGAATTAAAAGCCTATGGTTACAATCGTCCTGGGACAATTAATGCCAGTATGGAATTTGATGTAGAAACGTTAAGTCCAACATATCGCTTATTAATTGGTGTTCCTGGTCGTAGTAATGCCTTTGAAATTTCTAAACGATTAGGACTTGCCGAAGATGTAATTTCAGCAGCTAGAAATCTGATTGATGGAGAAAGTCAAAACTTAAATGAAATGATTGCAGATTTAGAAAATCGCCGTAAAATGACCGAAATGGAATACCATGAAGTACGTCAATATATTCAAGAATCAGAGGAACTGCATCGCGATTTAACGACAGCTGTAGAACAATTTTTTGGTGAACGAGAAGAGCTAATGAAAAAAGCTCGTGAAAAAGCCAATCGAGTAGTTGAAGAAGCAGAAGAGGAAGCAAATCAAATTGTGACTAATTTGCGGAAAATGCAACTAACAGGACAGTTTGAGGGTGGAATTAAAGAGCATGAATTAATTGATGCAAAATCGAAACTAGCCAATCTTCATCATGAAGAGACACTAACAAAAAATAAAGTCTTGAAAAAAGCCAAAGCCAAACAAACCTTTAAAGTAGGTGATGAAGTCTTGGTAGCTTCTTATGGCCAGCGTGGCATCTTGATGGAAAAATCAGATAAAACTAATTGGTTGGTTCAGCTGGGGATTTTAAAAATGAAGATTCGTGAATCAGATATGACCTTGGTTCAACCAGAGAAAGAACCAAAGCGCCAAGTGGTTGCAGCTGTGCGTTCAAGCAATAATAGTCATGTTTCAACACAATTAGATTTACGTGGTGAACGTTATGAATCAGCTTTAAGTGAATTAGATCAATATTTAGATGCCGCATTATTAGCTGGGTATCCGCAAGTGACGATTGTCCATGGAAAGGGAACGGGAGCTTTGCGCCAAGGAGTGAATGAAGCCTTGAAAAAACACCGTTCGGTTCAAAAATATGAAATGGCTCCACAGAATCAAGGTGGCAATGGAGCAACGATTGTTTACTTTAAATAAGGACTTATAATGAATAAGCAAAAATTTAGTTATTTTGCAAGAAATTTGTTATAATGAATCTAAGCTTACAAATTATAAGTAATTTAAAAAGCTATTAAACTTGATAAATTTAGGAGGAATTACAATGGTATTAGCTATAACAGATCAAACATTTGAAACTGAAACAAAAGAAGGCTTAGTCATTACAGATTTCTGGGCAACTTGGTGTGGCCCATGTCGTATGCAATCGCCTGTCTTGGATGAATTAGAAACAGAAGTTGGCGACAAAGTAAAATTCGTAAAAATGGATGTTGATGCAAATCCAACTGTTCCTAGTGAATTTGGAATTATGAGTATTCCAACGCTATTAGTTAAAAAAGATGGTGAAGTCGTTGAGAAATTAATTGGCTACCATGCTAAAGAACAATTAGAAGAAATTATTGCTAAATACGCATAATCCAAAACTTTTCTATAAAGTTAAATAAAGAATCATCTTTCTGGTATAGAAGGGTGATTTTTTATTATGTTAACAGGTAAAATAGCTGGTTTTATTTAATTAGTTGAAAAGTTTTGCTTTCTGAAAAAAAGTGGTATGATAGTAATGTTGAAAACTTGAAGATAGGGGACTTTTATATGAAATCTGTTTATATCCCAGTTGCAGATGCTGAAATTTTTTGTCGAATTGCCGGAAGTGGTCACCCTTTAGTTTTATTACATGGAAATAATGAAGATAGTCGGATTTTTGAGAGCCAACTAGCTATTTTTAGTCAAACATATCAAGTTATTGCAATTGATACTCGTGGACATGGGCATTCTAGCCATGGTACAGCTACATTAAGCTTTACTCGGATTGCTCTAGATATTGTTGCCGTATTGGATTATTTAGCGATTCAACATGCAAACTTTATTGGCTTCAGCGATGGTGGAAATAGTGCGATGTATGTAGCTGTGAAGCATCCTAGTTACGTAGATTCCTTAATTTTGGTAGGAGCTAATTTAACAACTGGAGGCATGAAGAAAAAGCCTTTATTTGGAGTCAAATTGGCGTATTCATTAACGAATTTACTGGCAAATGTCAGTTCAAAATATCATCAAAAAAAACAAATAATCGATTTAATGTTAAAACAGTTAACTTTAACAATAGAGGATATTAAAACAATTCAAGCGCCAACGCTAGTAGTGGCAGGTGAAAATGATATGATTGAAGAAGCTCATACTCAGCTGATTGCCGATTCGATTCCTCAGGCTGAACTAGTTATTATTCCCGATGCGGATCACTTTTTGATTATGAAACAACCAGAATTATTTAATCAAATAGCATTAGCGTTTTTAGCTAAACTAGCTAACTAGAAGTGTAAGTTTTTTGATAAGGAGGTTTATTGAATTAGATGAAAAGTGAGCATATTGAACATAAATTAGAGCTTTTACCAAATCAACCAGGTTGTTATTTGATGAAAGATAAAAATGGTACGATTATTTATGTTGGAAAAGCTAAAATTTTAAAAAATAGAGTTCGTTCCTATTTTAGAGGAAGTCACGATACGAAAACAGAACGTTTAGTTAGCGAAATTGCTGATTTTGAATACATTGTAACAGGTTCAAATATCGAAGCACTTTTGTTAGAAATTAACTTAATTAAGAAAAATGATCCTAAATATAACATTATGTTAAAGGATGATAAAACCTACCCTTTTATTAAGATAACTAATGAAAAATATCCGCGTCTTTTAATTACTAGAAAAGTGTTGAAAGATAAAGCAACCTACTTTGGACCTTATCCGGATGTAAAGGCAGCCAATGAAACTAAAAAGTTGTTAGATAAATTATATCCTTTAAGAAAATGCAAAGTTTTGCCAAATCGAGTGTGTCTTTATTATCATTTAGGACAATGTTTAGCGCCATGTATCCAAGAAATCCCTAAAGAAACTTATACAGAGATGGTAGAAGAAATCAAGCGCTTCTTGAATGGTGGGTATCAAGAAGTGAAGCAAGAGTTGGAACAGAAGATGGAAGTAGCTAGTGGCAACTTAGAGTTTGAAAAAGCCGCTGAGTTACGCGATCAGATTACCTCTATTGTGACAACCATGGAACAACAGAAAATGACAAGTGCCGATTTTATTGATCGAGATGTTTTTGGTTATGCGGTTGATAAAGGGTGGATGTGTGTTCAAGTATTTTTTGTTCGACAAGGTAAATTAATTGAACGAGATGTTTCCCTATTTCCATTTTATAACGATGAAGAAGAGGATTTTTTAACATTTATCGGACAATTTTATCAAAAAAATCATCATTTTGTGCCTAAAGAAATCTTAATTCCCCAAAATATTGATAGTGCTAGTGTTGAAGCGTTAGTTACTGCTACCAAAGTAAGTCAGCCTCAAAGAGGACAGAAAAAAGAATTGGTGCAATTAGCGAATAAAAATGCGGCAGTTTCTTTGTCTGAAAAATTTTCTTTGATTGAGAAAAAAGAAGAGCGAACATATGGTGCAGTCAAACGCTTAGGGGATGCTATGAATATTCCGTTGCCTGGTCGCATTGAAGCTTTTGATAATTCCAATACTATGGGAGTTGATCCGGTTTCAGCGATGGTCGTTTTTCTAGATGGCAAGCCAGCAAAAAATGAATACCGAAAATACAAGATTAAAACAGTTGTTGGTCCTGATGACTATGCATCTATGCGTGAAGTTATTTATCGTCGTTATTCCCGTGTATTGAAAGACGAGCTACCGTTGCCAGACTTGGTTATTATTGATGGTGGTAAAGGGCAAGTAGATGCGGCTCGTGAAGTCTTAGAGAACCAGTTAGGTTTAGATATTCCGATTGCTGGATTAGCAAAAGATAATAAGCATCGAACGAGTGAATTATTATTTGGACCAGAATTAGAGACTATTCCTTTGAAACGAAATAGCCAAGAATTTTTCTTGTTGCAACGAATTCAGGATGAGGTCCATCGCTTTGCTATTACCTTTCACCGACAATTGCGGAATAAAAATAGTTTTGCTTCTAAATTGGACGGCATCGATGGGCTTGGTCCGACGCGGAAGAAAAATCTGCTTAAAACTTTTAAATCGATGAAAAATATTCAAGAAGCAAGTATGGATGATTTAAAAGCAATTGGTTTACCTAAAAATGTAGCTCAAAACGTTTATGACAAATTTCAAAATGAACCGTAAAAATGAAAAAAGATAAACTTCATTTTGGCTAAGTTAGAATTAAATCTATTTTCTATAAACGCCAAAAAACTAGAGGAAACTCATTCTTTAGTCGGATGTGCATTGGATTAAAGTTCATTAAGATAATAAAGGAGTCAAGACGAGCAAATCTAAAGAGATTTGATCTAAAAATGACTTAGAAATCAATTGTTTTTATGAAATAGATTAAATTCAAAAAAAGTTATGAAATTCTTAAAACTAATTACAAAAATGTTAGCAAATTCATAGTGGTTTGTTATGGGAAGTTTATCAGATAAGTGGTAAGATTACTTGGAACTTCAGATAAATAACAAATTATTTAATAGACAATGTAACATTGCTATCTGCTAGGGGGGAAAAGAATGCGAGAGAAATTTCAAAAATTAAAAGAAAATCAATTTCTACTTTTTTTTGGGAAGACAATTTTGTATTTAGTAATTCTATTAATCTTAGTTTATCTCTATGATTACACAAATACAAATAGTGGCAATTTTATCTATAACGAGTTTTAACCAAGAAAGGAGGATGTTGTTTTGCTTTTGTTAGAGTGAGACAGCAACTACAATGAATCAAACGATTATTGAAAGATTAGACCAATTAGCTCAAACAACCCCTTCGGCTGCTTGGTATGATTATAATGGTGAACAGTCAACATATGAGGATTTAAAAATACAATCAGATCGAGTGGCTCTCTATTTGGGGCAAGAGCTTCATTTAACTGAGAAAAGTCCAATTTTAGTTTTTGGTGCTTTAGAAGCTGAAATGATTGTGGCCTTTATTAGTGCGATTAAAGCAGGCCACGCTTATATTCCAGTTGACAGTCATACTCCTAGAGAACGATTAGAGCAAATTATTTCTATTGCTAAACCAGATTTAATTATTGGAATGGATGAATTGCCAATTGAATTAGATGAGTCAATGTCTTTTATTTCAAAAATAGAGCTGAATGAGATTAGTCAAAGATCAACAAATCAAGTATTAGATCCAGCTAAAGCAGTAACAGGTAATAATAACTTTTATATTATTTTTACATCGGGAACTACGGGTGTTCCAAAAGGTGTACAGATTAGTCATGATAATTTAGTCAGTTTTACGGATTGGATGTTTGCTGATTTTGAAATAGAGGGACAACAACGTTTCTTGGCGCAAGCGCCTTATTCTTTCGATTTATCCGTAATGGATTTATATCCAGCACTGCTGTCTGGTAGTACATTAGTACCGTTAGAAAAAGAAATTACGAATAACTTCAAGCAATTATTTACAACACTTCCAACTTTAGCAGTAACGGTTTGGGTATCAACGCCGTCATTTGTAAACATTTGTTTGATGGATCAAAACTTTACGCAAAGTAATTACCCAGATTTAAAAACGTTCTTATTTTGTGGTGAAGAGCTACAATCAAGTACAGCGATTCTATTAAATCAACGTTTTCCAGAGTCAAAGGTATTTAATACCTATGGTCCAACAGAAGCAACTGTTGCTATTACTGAAACGCGTATTACTTCAGATATTACGGAGAGTTATCCTCGTTTGCCAATTGGTAAAGTGAAAAAAGATACGAAAGTGATTTTAGTTGATGAAGAGTTGCACCCAGTTCCAGCAGGGGAAGCTGGCGAAATCGTTATTATTGGTCCTAGTGTTTCTAAAGGTTATTTAAATAATCCTGAAAAAACAGTAGCAGCATTTTATGAAGTAGACGGTGTTCCAGCTTACCGAACAGGAGATTTAGGTAAGTTTGAGGGAGAGTTACTGTTTTACCAAGGGCGTTTAGATTTTCAAATCAAGTTACATGGCTATCGAATTGAGTTAGAAGATATCGATCATAATATTGAACAAGTCTCTTATGTGAAGGCAGCAACCGTAGTGCCTAAGTTAAAAGAACATAAAGCTCAGAGTTTGGTAGCTTATGTGGTAGCACATCCTCATTCTTTTGAGAAAGACTTTCAATTAACTAACGCCATTAAACAGGAACTAGCTCCATTAATTATGGATTATATGATGCCAACAAAATGGATTTACGTCGATCACTTGCCGTTAACTGCTAATGGGAAAGTTGATCGTAAAGGTCTAATGAACGAGGTGAATCAATGATTTTACCTTATGATGGACCTTCGTATTTTATTATTATTGCGGTTTTATTTTTACCAATTATTATTGGATTATTAAGAGGCAAACGTTATTTGATTTATCAAAACCTAGTTACGGTTCTCTTCTTATTTCTGACATTTGGTGGAAAAAGTTGGCACCAAGGTGTGTCAATTATTGTTTATATTATTTGGCAGTGGGCCTTAGTTTATGGATATTTCCATTATCGACAGAAAAAAAATGCAACGAATATCTTTGTTGGGGCTGTTATTTTAGCCATTATTCCTTTAGCAATTGTCAAAATAGCTCCATTGGCCTCAGGTCATAATTCAATTATCGGGTTTTTAGGAGTGTCGTATTTAACCTTTAAATCTGTACAGATGGTGATGGAAATTCGTGATGGATTGATTAAAGAATTCCATCCAATGATGTTTTTACAATTTTTACTATTCTTCCCAACTATTTCTTCGGGACCTATAGATCGTTATCGTCGTTTTGAAAAGGACTTTAATCAACCGGCTTATGGTGAAGCGTATATTCCATTATTAAGTAAAGCCATTTGGATGATTATGTTAGGTAGTGTTTATAAATTTATTATCGCGCATTACATCGGCACCTTTGCTGTTCCTTATACAGAAGGACTAGCTTTAGGAACGAAAGGTTTCTCCGTTAGTTTACTGTTATATATGTACAGCTATAGTATGTATTTATTTTTTGATTTTGCAGGATATAGTTTATTTGCAGTCGGAACGAGTTATTTATTGGGGATTGAAACTCCAGTTAACTTTAATAAACCGTTCATTAGTCCAAACTTAAAAGAGTTTTGGAATAGATGGCATATGTCTTTATCATTCTGGTTTAGAGATTATGTTTTTATGCGATTAGTTTTTACTTTAATGAAGAAAAAAGTGTTTAAGAGCCGGATTACGGTTTCTAATATTGGCTACTTGGCCTTATTCTTATTGATGGGAATTTGGCATGGGCTAACTTGGTATTATATTGTTTATGGTCTGTTTCATGGGGTAGCAATGTGTATCAATGATGCATGGTTAAGATATAAGAAAAAACACAAAAATCTGCCTAGTAACTGGGCTACAAATGCCTTGGCAATCTTTATTACCTTTAATACCGTTTGTTTTAGTTTCTTGATTTTCTCAGGAATTTTAGATAAAATGTTCCGTTAGTTAGCTAATAGGGTCAACAAAAAAATGAATACTATAAATGAAAGAAGGAAATAAAAATGGATAAAAAAGCAGAATTATTAGATATTTTAGAAGAATTAACAGGTAGTGATGAAGTTAGAGAAAATTTAGATGTAGCTTTATTTGACGAAGGATTATTAGATTCTTTAGGAACGGTTCAATTATTAATTGAATTAGATGCTAGATTGGGAGCAGCAGTTCCTGTTTCTGAATTTGACCGATCAGAATGGGCAACACCAAATTTAATCTTAAAGCAGCTTGAGAATTACTAATGAGCAGCTTTAAGCATAAACTTTTTATGGCAGTAGGGCCACTTGTAGTAGCAGTGGTCTTGCTACTAGGGCTTTTATTTTCACCATTTCGACTACTGCCAGTGAATCAAAAAGGAATTGAAAATTCCGCAACATCTATTAGTACGAATATTATGAAGGGTGAAAAAATTTATCGAATGGCTATGAGTGAAAAACAAACAATACCATTCTTTGGTTCATCTGAACTTTCACGTTTTGATGCATTTCATCCTTCAGTATTAGCTAAAAAATACAATCGTACCTATACGCCCTATTTAATTGGAAATGCAGGATCACAATCGTTAACGCACTTCTTAGTTATGGAAGGCATGGGAGATACTTTAAAAAATAAAAAAGCTGTTTTTGTTATTTCACCTCAATGGTTTGTAAAAAAAGGGGCATCGAATATGATGTTTAGTTCTCATTTTTCACCATTGCAAACGTATGAATTTATTTTATCTGGTGAGGAAGATAGTCCAAGTCGACGTTATGTTGCAGAACGATTACTGCAATATAAGGCAACTTCAGTTGATAATCGAATGAATGCAATGTTACAGTCTATTGCTGAAGGGAAATCAATTAATCAGCAAGAAAGAACCTATGCAATTGCAAAACGCCAAATTTTAAGAAATGAAGATGATTTATTTGGATCTTTTATTTCCGACAAAAATGCGAAACGTGTGGATAGTCGCTTAAAACAACTTCCTAATCAGTATAATGTTCAGGAACTTGATAAAAAAGCTTTTGAAATTGGGGAAAAATCGAGTAAAAATAATCCATTTCAAATTAAAGATGGCTTTTATAAAACACGAATTAAGCCTGTAGAAGGTGAATTGAAAAATTCTCAAAGAAACTTTAATTATGAATTTTCTAAAGAATATTCAGATTTACAAGTTGTTTTAGAGAAAATGAGAGATAATAACATGGATGTTCGTTTTGTGATTCCCCCAGTAAATAGTAAATGGGCGGAATATACAGGGCTATCGCAAGAAATGTTAAATCGCTTTTCTGAAAAAATAAGCTATCAATTAACTAGCCAAGGATTTAAAGTAATTGATTTAAGCAATGATGGAAAAGAAGATTACTTTATGCAAGATACAATTCATATTGGATGGCGTGGTTGGGTTGCGCTAGATCAAAAGTTAAAACCTTTCCTTGAAGATAAGCAACAAGCTTCACCAAAAATTGAATTAAACGACTATTTCTTATCTAAAAACTGGCAGAATTTACCTGCTAAAGATATCAAAAAATAAAAAATTGTGAGGCAAAGTATGAAAATACTTTGCCTCACAATTTTTTTCGTTTATTCTAGTTAAGAAAACACAGTTTTCCTAGCTCAATTAGTAACAAAATTTTAATTTTCTTATAGCTTTCTTAAAGGCTAACTATTATAATTTAATTATAGATTGAAAAGATTGGAGGAAAAATAATGTTAGAAGTTAGGCATTTAAAAAAGACATTTGGCGATTTAACAGCAGTCAATGATTTGTCTTTTACGATTAATGATGGAGAAATTTTAGGTATGATTGGACAAAATGGGGCAGGTAAAACAACGACCTTTCGTTTGATTCTAAAATTTTTAACGGCAGATAGTGGTGAAGTTTTATGGAATGGCAGGCCAATAACGAAAGAGGATTATGATATAATTGGCTATTTGCCAGAAGAGCGTGGATTATATCCCAAAGTATCAATTGAGGATCAAATCTATTATTTTGCCCGGTTACGTGGGAAGACAAAAAAAGAAATTAAACCATTAATTGATGGTTGGATGGAAAAATTCCAAGTTAAAGGAAAGAAGACAG is drawn from Carnobacterium gallinarum DSM 4847 and contains these coding sequences:
- a CDS encoding CvpA family protein — its product is MLSIGIIIVLAIGFYGGARRGLVLQVVMTVGYLLSYLIARIYYIKLGANLELFVPYPSATENSKFVFFDHAMGLELDKAFYNAVAFMLILFVGWLLTRFIGSMLTKLTFFPVIKQANYLGGGILSFLVVYVGIFLVLYVAAMIPMEVIQGALRQSSLAQMIVKNTPILSNQIYQWWIGTMG
- the trxA gene encoding thioredoxin; the encoded protein is MVLAITDQTFETETKEGLVITDFWATWCGPCRMQSPVLDELETEVGDKVKFVKMDVDANPTVPSEFGIMSIPTLLVKKDGEVVEKLIGYHAKEQLEEIIAKYA
- a CDS encoding alpha/beta fold hydrolase; protein product: MKSVYIPVADAEIFCRIAGSGHPLVLLHGNNEDSRIFESQLAIFSQTYQVIAIDTRGHGHSSHGTATLSFTRIALDIVAVLDYLAIQHANFIGFSDGGNSAMYVAVKHPSYVDSLILVGANLTTGGMKKKPLFGVKLAYSLTNLLANVSSKYHQKKQIIDLMLKQLTLTIEDIKTIQAPTLVVAGENDMIEEAHTQLIADSIPQAELVIIPDADHFLIMKQPELFNQIALAFLAKLAN
- the dltB gene encoding D-alanyl-lipoteichoic acid biosynthesis protein DltB, coding for MILPYDGPSYFIIIAVLFLPIIIGLLRGKRYLIYQNLVTVLFLFLTFGGKSWHQGVSIIVYIIWQWALVYGYFHYRQKKNATNIFVGAVILAIIPLAIVKIAPLASGHNSIIGFLGVSYLTFKSVQMVMEIRDGLIKEFHPMMFLQFLLFFPTISSGPIDRYRRFEKDFNQPAYGEAYIPLLSKAIWMIMLGSVYKFIIAHYIGTFAVPYTEGLALGTKGFSVSLLLYMYSYSMYLFFDFAGYSLFAVGTSYLLGIETPVNFNKPFISPNLKEFWNRWHMSLSFWFRDYVFMRLVFTLMKKKVFKSRITVSNIGYLALFLLMGIWHGLTWYYIVYGLFHGVAMCINDAWLRYKKKHKNLPSNWATNALAIFITFNTVCFSFLIFSGILDKMFR
- the dltA gene encoding D-alanine--poly(phosphoribitol) ligase subunit DltA, which encodes MNQTIIERLDQLAQTTPSAAWYDYNGEQSTYEDLKIQSDRVALYLGQELHLTEKSPILVFGALEAEMIVAFISAIKAGHAYIPVDSHTPRERLEQIISIAKPDLIIGMDELPIELDESMSFISKIELNEISQRSTNQVLDPAKAVTGNNNFYIIFTSGTTGVPKGVQISHDNLVSFTDWMFADFEIEGQQRFLAQAPYSFDLSVMDLYPALLSGSTLVPLEKEITNNFKQLFTTLPTLAVTVWVSTPSFVNICLMDQNFTQSNYPDLKTFLFCGEELQSSTAILLNQRFPESKVFNTYGPTEATVAITETRITSDITESYPRLPIGKVKKDTKVILVDEELHPVPAGEAGEIVIIGPSVSKGYLNNPEKTVAAFYEVDGVPAYRTGDLGKFEGELLFYQGRLDFQIKLHGYRIELEDIDHNIEQVSYVKAATVVPKLKEHKAQSLVAYVVAHPHSFEKDFQLTNAIKQELAPLIMDYMMPTKWIYVDHLPLTANGKVDRKGLMNEVNQ
- a CDS encoding cell division protein ZapA yields the protein MSGGKKRYKATIAGKSYTIVGSRPIEHLQLVAHTVDEQIHQIKALTTGLDQEEIAVLTAVNAVSDQLEMQIKLEKMQLEIDRLNEEIKDVPEN
- the uvrC gene encoding excinuclease ABC subunit UvrC, whose translation is MKSEHIEHKLELLPNQPGCYLMKDKNGTIIYVGKAKILKNRVRSYFRGSHDTKTERLVSEIADFEYIVTGSNIEALLLEINLIKKNDPKYNIMLKDDKTYPFIKITNEKYPRLLITRKVLKDKATYFGPYPDVKAANETKKLLDKLYPLRKCKVLPNRVCLYYHLGQCLAPCIQEIPKETYTEMVEEIKRFLNGGYQEVKQELEQKMEVASGNLEFEKAAELRDQITSIVTTMEQQKMTSADFIDRDVFGYAVDKGWMCVQVFFVRQGKLIERDVSLFPFYNDEEEDFLTFIGQFYQKNHHFVPKEILIPQNIDSASVEALVTATKVSQPQRGQKKELVQLANKNAAVSLSEKFSLIEKKEERTYGAVKRLGDAMNIPLPGRIEAFDNSNTMGVDPVSAMVVFLDGKPAKNEYRKYKIKTVVGPDDYASMREVIYRRYSRVLKDELPLPDLVIIDGGKGQVDAAREVLENQLGLDIPIAGLAKDNKHRTSELLFGPELETIPLKRNSQEFFLLQRIQDEVHRFAITFHRQLRNKNSFASKLDGIDGLGPTRKKNLLKTFKSMKNIQEASMDDLKAIGLPKNVAQNVYDKFQNEP
- the dltC gene encoding D-alanine--poly(phosphoribitol) ligase subunit DltC; amino-acid sequence: MDKKAELLDILEELTGSDEVRENLDVALFDEGLLDSLGTVQLLIELDARLGAAVPVSEFDRSEWATPNLILKQLENY
- a CDS encoding endonuclease MutS2, whose product is MNKKIMQTLEFDKIKKALLNYTASELGRAEVETMSPSTELAEVQQWQEETEDGAKLLRLKGGMPIPKLQNIKPHLKRLEIGAMLNGLEIAQIGKVLRTTTEVTRFFDDLAETGVELFRLYELVAKLITLPSLNQLIREAIDEDGRVMDDASPALKGIRTGMKRSESNIREKLDSLVRGKNAQYLSDALVTMRNDRYVIPVKAEYRSHFGGVVHDQSSTGQTLFIEPQSVVDLNNKLRQLQIEERQEIDRILAELSNEIAPYGNEILLNMVLLGQLDFIGAKASYGKSIQATRPLVSEVNDVRFNQARHPLLDQHMAVANDITIGGDYQAVVITGPNTGGKTITLKTLGLLQLMGQSGLQLPVAEESQMGIFTEIFADIGDEQSIEQSLSTFSSHMTNIVSILDRIDDQSLVLFDELGAGTDPQEGAALAIAILDKVGGIGSYVMATTHYPELKAYGYNRPGTINASMEFDVETLSPTYRLLIGVPGRSNAFEISKRLGLAEDVISAARNLIDGESQNLNEMIADLENRRKMTEMEYHEVRQYIQESEELHRDLTTAVEQFFGEREELMKKAREKANRVVEEAEEEANQIVTNLRKMQLTGQFEGGIKEHELIDAKSKLANLHHEETLTKNKVLKKAKAKQTFKVGDEVLVASYGQRGILMEKSDKTNWLVQLGILKMKIRESDMTLVQPEKEPKRQVVAAVRSSNNSHVSTQLDLRGERYESALSELDQYLDAALLAGYPQVTIVHGKGTGALRQGVNEALKKHRSVQKYEMAPQNQGGNGATIVYFK
- the dltX gene encoding teichoic acid D-Ala incorporation-associated protein DltX, which codes for MREKFQKLKENQFLLFFGKTILYLVILLILVYLYDYTNTNSGNFIYNEF